In Electrophorus electricus isolate fEleEle1 chromosome 6, fEleEle1.pri, whole genome shotgun sequence, a single genomic region encodes these proteins:
- the tp53 gene encoding cellular tumor antigen p53 isoform X3, protein MNGRVHHLGEDHISVRKSFLELLYPLSCTNELETEKEGLMEEPTESQEFADLWSQNLMVPKPDDSSWGNDNEFTLEDLHDMLEQPLFSEVQMEPPQPSTSPPASTVPVTTDYPGAYDFTLRFQQSSTAKSVTCTYSPDLNKLFCQLAKTCPVQMEVNSLPPLGAVLRATAVYKKSEHVAEVVRRCPHHEKTQETNNGLAPPGHLLRVEGNSRAIYQEDDNTLRHSVLVPYEPPQVGSECTTVLYNYMCNSSCMGGMNRRPILTIITLETQDGQLLGRRSFEVRVCACPGRDRKIEESNFKKQQEARPASKTPGPAKRNMPPHPEASKKAKTSSTSNEELYTLQVRGKERYEMLKKINDGLELNDMVPPADVEKYRQKLLTRSRKEKDGAAPEPKRGKRLMVKEEKSDSD, encoded by the exons ATGAATGGACGAGTACATCATCTTGGGGAAGACCATATCTCTGTGCggaaaag CTTTCTTGAGCTTCTCTACCCTCTTTCTTGTACGAACGAGTtggagacagaaaaagagggcTTGATGGAGGAGCCCACGGAAAGTCAAGAATTCGCAGATCTTTGGTCACAGAATCTGAT GGTGCCAAAACCTGACGATAGTTCATGGGGAAATGATAACGAG TTCACTCTGGAGGACCTGCATGACATGCTGGAGCAGCCACTGTTCAGTGAGGTGCAAATGGAGCCCCCTCagccctccacctcccctcccGCCTCCACTGTTCCAGTTACCACCGACTACCCGGGTGCCTACGACTTCACCCTGCGCTTCCAGCAGTCCAGTACAGCCAAGTCAGTCACCTGCACG TACTCTCCTGATCTCAATAAGCTCTTTTGCCAGTTGGCCAAAACATGTCCTGTGCAGATGGAGGTGAATTCACTGCCACCACTAGGGGCAGTGCTGAGAGCCACAGCCGTTTATAAGAAATCAGAACATGTAGCTGAGGTGGTGCGTCGCTGTCCCCACCACGAGAAGACACAGGAGACCAACAACG gACTGGCCCCTCCTGGCCATCTGCTGCGTGTGGAAGGGAATTCCCGTGCCATCTATCAGGAAGACGACAACACCCTTAGACACAGTGTCCTTGTGCCCTACGAACCTCCACAG gTGGGTTCAGAGTGCACCACCGTGCTGTATAATTACATGTGTAACAGCAGCTGTATGGGAGGCATGAATCGCAGACCCATTCTTACCATCATCACCCTGGAGACACAGga TGGTCAGTTGCTGGGCCGTCGCTCGTTTGaggtgcgagtgtgtgcatgtcctgGGAGGGACAGGAAGATTGAGGAGAGCAACTTCAAGAAGCAACAGGAGGCCAGACCTGCCAGCAAAACCCCTGGCCCCGCCAAGCGCA AcatgcccccccaccccgaaGCTAGTAAGAAAGCCAAGACCAGCAGCACCAGTAACGAGGAGCTCTACACCctgcag GTGCGGGGTAAGGAGCGTTATGAGATGCTTAAGAAGATCAATGATGGACTTGAGCTCAATGACATGGTGCCCCCTGCTGATGTGGAGAAGTACCGCCAGAAGCT TCTCACCAGAAGCAGGAAGGAGAAAGATGGCGCTGCTCCAGAGCCCAAACGTGGCAAGAGACTGATggtgaaagaggagaagagcgactcagactga
- the tp53 gene encoding cellular tumor antigen p53 isoform X2: MNGRVHHLGEDHISVRKSFLELLYPLSCTNELETEKEGLMEEPTESQEFADLWSQNLMVPKPDDSSWGNDNEFTLEDLHDMLEQPLFSEVQMEPPQPSTSPPASTVPVTTDYPGAYDFTLRFQQSSTAKSVTCTYSPDLNKLFCQLAKTCPVQMEVNSLPPLGAVLRATAVYKKSEHVAEVVRRCPHHEKTQETNNGLAPPGHLLRVEGNSRAIYQEDDNTLRHSVLVPYEPPQVGSECTTVLYNYMCNSSCMGGMNRRPILTIITLETQDGQLLGRRSFEVRVCACPGRDRKIEESNFKKQQEARPASKTPGPAKRSCADMPPHPEASKKAKTSSTSNEELYTLQVRGKERYEMLKKINDGLELNDMVPPADVEKYRQKLLTRSRKEKDGAAPEPKRGKRLMVKEEKSDSD; this comes from the exons ATGAATGGACGAGTACATCATCTTGGGGAAGACCATATCTCTGTGCggaaaag CTTTCTTGAGCTTCTCTACCCTCTTTCTTGTACGAACGAGTtggagacagaaaaagagggcTTGATGGAGGAGCCCACGGAAAGTCAAGAATTCGCAGATCTTTGGTCACAGAATCTGAT GGTGCCAAAACCTGACGATAGTTCATGGGGAAATGATAACGAG TTCACTCTGGAGGACCTGCATGACATGCTGGAGCAGCCACTGTTCAGTGAGGTGCAAATGGAGCCCCCTCagccctccacctcccctcccGCCTCCACTGTTCCAGTTACCACCGACTACCCGGGTGCCTACGACTTCACCCTGCGCTTCCAGCAGTCCAGTACAGCCAAGTCAGTCACCTGCACG TACTCTCCTGATCTCAATAAGCTCTTTTGCCAGTTGGCCAAAACATGTCCTGTGCAGATGGAGGTGAATTCACTGCCACCACTAGGGGCAGTGCTGAGAGCCACAGCCGTTTATAAGAAATCAGAACATGTAGCTGAGGTGGTGCGTCGCTGTCCCCACCACGAGAAGACACAGGAGACCAACAACG gACTGGCCCCTCCTGGCCATCTGCTGCGTGTGGAAGGGAATTCCCGTGCCATCTATCAGGAAGACGACAACACCCTTAGACACAGTGTCCTTGTGCCCTACGAACCTCCACAG gTGGGTTCAGAGTGCACCACCGTGCTGTATAATTACATGTGTAACAGCAGCTGTATGGGAGGCATGAATCGCAGACCCATTCTTACCATCATCACCCTGGAGACACAGga TGGTCAGTTGCTGGGCCGTCGCTCGTTTGaggtgcgagtgtgtgcatgtcctgGGAGGGACAGGAAGATTGAGGAGAGCAACTTCAAGAAGCAACAGGAGGCCAGACCTGCCAGCAAAACCCCTGGCCCCGCCAAGCGCA GCTGCGCAGAcatgcccccccaccccgaaGCTAGTAAGAAAGCCAAGACCAGCAGCACCAGTAACGAGGAGCTCTACACCctgcag GTGCGGGGTAAGGAGCGTTATGAGATGCTTAAGAAGATCAATGATGGACTTGAGCTCAATGACATGGTGCCCCCTGCTGATGTGGAGAAGTACCGCCAGAAGCT TCTCACCAGAAGCAGGAAGGAGAAAGATGGCGCTGCTCCAGAGCCCAAACGTGGCAAGAGACTGATggtgaaagaggagaagagcgactcagactga
- the tp53 gene encoding cellular tumor antigen p53 isoform X1, whose amino-acid sequence MNGRVHHLGEDHISVRKSFLELLYPLSCTNELETEKEGLMEEPTESQEFADLWSQNLMVPKPDDSSWGNDNEFTLEDLHDMLEQPLFSEVQMEPPQPSTSPPASTVPVTTDYPGAYDFTLRFQQSSTAKSVTCTYSPDLNKLFCQLAKTCPVQMEVNSLPPLGAVLRATAVYKKSEHVAEVVRRCPHHEKTQETNNGLAPPGHLLRVEGNSRAIYQEDDNTLRHSVLVPYEPPQVGSECTTVLYNYMCNSSCMGGMNRRPILTIITLETQDGQLLGRRSFEVRVCACPGRDRKIEESNFKKQQEARPASKTPGPAKRSESLHVCVSLSEEACVRLSLSTSGNPVHIGCADMPPHPEASKKAKTSSTSNEELYTLQVRGKERYEMLKKINDGLELNDMVPPADVEKYRQKLLTRSRKEKDGAAPEPKRGKRLMVKEEKSDSD is encoded by the exons ATGAATGGACGAGTACATCATCTTGGGGAAGACCATATCTCTGTGCggaaaag CTTTCTTGAGCTTCTCTACCCTCTTTCTTGTACGAACGAGTtggagacagaaaaagagggcTTGATGGAGGAGCCCACGGAAAGTCAAGAATTCGCAGATCTTTGGTCACAGAATCTGAT GGTGCCAAAACCTGACGATAGTTCATGGGGAAATGATAACGAG TTCACTCTGGAGGACCTGCATGACATGCTGGAGCAGCCACTGTTCAGTGAGGTGCAAATGGAGCCCCCTCagccctccacctcccctcccGCCTCCACTGTTCCAGTTACCACCGACTACCCGGGTGCCTACGACTTCACCCTGCGCTTCCAGCAGTCCAGTACAGCCAAGTCAGTCACCTGCACG TACTCTCCTGATCTCAATAAGCTCTTTTGCCAGTTGGCCAAAACATGTCCTGTGCAGATGGAGGTGAATTCACTGCCACCACTAGGGGCAGTGCTGAGAGCCACAGCCGTTTATAAGAAATCAGAACATGTAGCTGAGGTGGTGCGTCGCTGTCCCCACCACGAGAAGACACAGGAGACCAACAACG gACTGGCCCCTCCTGGCCATCTGCTGCGTGTGGAAGGGAATTCCCGTGCCATCTATCAGGAAGACGACAACACCCTTAGACACAGTGTCCTTGTGCCCTACGAACCTCCACAG gTGGGTTCAGAGTGCACCACCGTGCTGTATAATTACATGTGTAACAGCAGCTGTATGGGAGGCATGAATCGCAGACCCATTCTTACCATCATCACCCTGGAGACACAGga TGGTCAGTTGCTGGGCCGTCGCTCGTTTGaggtgcgagtgtgtgcatgtcctgGGAGGGACAGGAAGATTGAGGAGAGCAACTTCAAGAAGCAACAGGAGGCCAGACCTGCCAGCAAAACCCCTGGCCCCGCCAAGCGCAGTgagtctctgcatgtgtgtgtctccctgtctgaGGAAGCATGTGTCCGGCTGTCCTTAAGCACATCTGGTAATCCTGTACATATTGGCTGCGCAGAcatgcccccccaccccgaaGCTAGTAAGAAAGCCAAGACCAGCAGCACCAGTAACGAGGAGCTCTACACCctgcag GTGCGGGGTAAGGAGCGTTATGAGATGCTTAAGAAGATCAATGATGGACTTGAGCTCAATGACATGGTGCCCCCTGCTGATGTGGAGAAGTACCGCCAGAAGCT TCTCACCAGAAGCAGGAAGGAGAAAGATGGCGCTGCTCCAGAGCCCAAACGTGGCAAGAGACTGATggtgaaagaggagaagagcgactcagactga
- the tp53 gene encoding cellular tumor antigen p53 isoform X4, protein MEEPTESQEFADLWSQNLMVPKPDDSSWGNDNEFTLEDLHDMLEQPLFSEVQMEPPQPSTSPPASTVPVTTDYPGAYDFTLRFQQSSTAKSVTCTYSPDLNKLFCQLAKTCPVQMEVNSLPPLGAVLRATAVYKKSEHVAEVVRRCPHHEKTQETNNGLAPPGHLLRVEGNSRAIYQEDDNTLRHSVLVPYEPPQVGSECTTVLYNYMCNSSCMGGMNRRPILTIITLETQDGQLLGRRSFEVRVCACPGRDRKIEESNFKKQQEARPASKTPGPAKRSESLHVCVSLSEEACVRLSLSTSGNPVHIGCADMPPHPEASKKAKTSSTSNEELYTLQVRGKERYEMLKKINDGLELNDMVPPADVEKYRQKLLTRSRKEKDGAAPEPKRGKRLMVKEEKSDSD, encoded by the exons ATGGAGGAGCCCACGGAAAGTCAAGAATTCGCAGATCTTTGGTCACAGAATCTGAT GGTGCCAAAACCTGACGATAGTTCATGGGGAAATGATAACGAG TTCACTCTGGAGGACCTGCATGACATGCTGGAGCAGCCACTGTTCAGTGAGGTGCAAATGGAGCCCCCTCagccctccacctcccctcccGCCTCCACTGTTCCAGTTACCACCGACTACCCGGGTGCCTACGACTTCACCCTGCGCTTCCAGCAGTCCAGTACAGCCAAGTCAGTCACCTGCACG TACTCTCCTGATCTCAATAAGCTCTTTTGCCAGTTGGCCAAAACATGTCCTGTGCAGATGGAGGTGAATTCACTGCCACCACTAGGGGCAGTGCTGAGAGCCACAGCCGTTTATAAGAAATCAGAACATGTAGCTGAGGTGGTGCGTCGCTGTCCCCACCACGAGAAGACACAGGAGACCAACAACG gACTGGCCCCTCCTGGCCATCTGCTGCGTGTGGAAGGGAATTCCCGTGCCATCTATCAGGAAGACGACAACACCCTTAGACACAGTGTCCTTGTGCCCTACGAACCTCCACAG gTGGGTTCAGAGTGCACCACCGTGCTGTATAATTACATGTGTAACAGCAGCTGTATGGGAGGCATGAATCGCAGACCCATTCTTACCATCATCACCCTGGAGACACAGga TGGTCAGTTGCTGGGCCGTCGCTCGTTTGaggtgcgagtgtgtgcatgtcctgGGAGGGACAGGAAGATTGAGGAGAGCAACTTCAAGAAGCAACAGGAGGCCAGACCTGCCAGCAAAACCCCTGGCCCCGCCAAGCGCAGTgagtctctgcatgtgtgtgtctccctgtctgaGGAAGCATGTGTCCGGCTGTCCTTAAGCACATCTGGTAATCCTGTACATATTGGCTGCGCAGAcatgcccccccaccccgaaGCTAGTAAGAAAGCCAAGACCAGCAGCACCAGTAACGAGGAGCTCTACACCctgcag GTGCGGGGTAAGGAGCGTTATGAGATGCTTAAGAAGATCAATGATGGACTTGAGCTCAATGACATGGTGCCCCCTGCTGATGTGGAGAAGTACCGCCAGAAGCT TCTCACCAGAAGCAGGAAGGAGAAAGATGGCGCTGCTCCAGAGCCCAAACGTGGCAAGAGACTGATggtgaaagaggagaagagcgactcagactga
- the tp53 gene encoding cellular tumor antigen p53 isoform X5 translates to MEVNSLPPLGAVLRATAVYKKSEHVAEVVRRCPHHEKTQETNNGLAPPGHLLRVEGNSRAIYQEDDNTLRHSVLVPYEPPQVGSECTTVLYNYMCNSSCMGGMNRRPILTIITLETQDGQLLGRRSFEVRVCACPGRDRKIEESNFKKQQEARPASKTPGPAKRSESLHVCVSLSEEACVRLSLSTSGNPVHIGCADMPPHPEASKKAKTSSTSNEELYTLQVRGKERYEMLKKINDGLELNDMVPPADVEKYRQKLLTRSRKEKDGAAPEPKRGKRLMVKEEKSDSD, encoded by the exons ATGGAGGTGAATTCACTGCCACCACTAGGGGCAGTGCTGAGAGCCACAGCCGTTTATAAGAAATCAGAACATGTAGCTGAGGTGGTGCGTCGCTGTCCCCACCACGAGAAGACACAGGAGACCAACAACG gACTGGCCCCTCCTGGCCATCTGCTGCGTGTGGAAGGGAATTCCCGTGCCATCTATCAGGAAGACGACAACACCCTTAGACACAGTGTCCTTGTGCCCTACGAACCTCCACAG gTGGGTTCAGAGTGCACCACCGTGCTGTATAATTACATGTGTAACAGCAGCTGTATGGGAGGCATGAATCGCAGACCCATTCTTACCATCATCACCCTGGAGACACAGga TGGTCAGTTGCTGGGCCGTCGCTCGTTTGaggtgcgagtgtgtgcatgtcctgGGAGGGACAGGAAGATTGAGGAGAGCAACTTCAAGAAGCAACAGGAGGCCAGACCTGCCAGCAAAACCCCTGGCCCCGCCAAGCGCAGTgagtctctgcatgtgtgtgtctccctgtctgaGGAAGCATGTGTCCGGCTGTCCTTAAGCACATCTGGTAATCCTGTACATATTGGCTGCGCAGAcatgcccccccaccccgaaGCTAGTAAGAAAGCCAAGACCAGCAGCACCAGTAACGAGGAGCTCTACACCctgcag GTGCGGGGTAAGGAGCGTTATGAGATGCTTAAGAAGATCAATGATGGACTTGAGCTCAATGACATGGTGCCCCCTGCTGATGTGGAGAAGTACCGCCAGAAGCT TCTCACCAGAAGCAGGAAGGAGAAAGATGGCGCTGCTCCAGAGCCCAAACGTGGCAAGAGACTGATggtgaaagaggagaagagcgactcagactga